The following proteins come from a genomic window of Bradyrhizobium paxllaeri:
- a CDS encoding type I secretion system permease/ATPase encodes MVGVAVFSGVINILMLSGSLYMLQVYDRVIPSRNLATLFGLSLMVLFAYLVQGYFDAMRSRMLSRIATLFDAGLQGSIHSALATLPLRGVKPVLMQQPLRDLDQVRTFMSGMGPTAFLDMPWIPLFLIGLFLFHPLIGFTAMLGTAAIIAMTLVTERISRGATKAAMDMNAQRQVLADATQRNAEIIRALGMTDRLTARWSQANERYLQENIRSTDVYANLGSAAKVLRYILQSGMLGIGAYLVIADKASGGVMIASSILMGRALAPVELALGTWKQLAAARQGLTRLRDICKATAPPPAPPVMLPRPCRELSVQNLAVAAPGFDMPIVSGVTFSLKAGAGLALLGASASGKTSLSKALVGIWPAHRGAVRLDGASLDQWRNEDLGRHIGYLPQDVGLFDGTVAENICRFDENASSDSILKAAQIAGVHDIILRLPEGYATRIGAGGISLSAGQKQRVGLARAVFGDPFLIVLDEPNANLDADGENALTRAIAIMRQNKSIVVVISHRPSALSALDMTMVLYEGKAIAFGPREEVFARVRNANAKGAPGSPPAPPQAKAEPRAALAESVPS; translated from the coding sequence ATGGTCGGCGTCGCCGTATTCAGCGGCGTCATCAACATCCTGATGCTGTCGGGCTCACTCTATATGCTGCAGGTCTACGACCGGGTGATTCCGAGCCGTAACCTCGCGACGCTGTTCGGCCTGTCATTGATGGTGCTGTTCGCCTATCTGGTGCAGGGATATTTCGACGCGATGCGGTCGCGGATGCTGAGCCGGATCGCAACGCTGTTCGATGCGGGCCTGCAGGGCTCGATCCACTCGGCGCTCGCCACGCTGCCGCTGCGCGGGGTGAAGCCGGTGCTGATGCAGCAGCCGTTGCGCGATCTCGACCAGGTGCGCACCTTCATGTCGGGCATGGGACCGACCGCGTTCCTGGACATGCCGTGGATTCCGCTGTTTCTGATCGGGCTGTTTCTGTTTCACCCGCTGATCGGCTTCACGGCAATGCTTGGCACCGCAGCCATCATTGCCATGACATTGGTGACCGAACGGATCTCGCGCGGCGCGACCAAGGCGGCGATGGACATGAACGCGCAGCGGCAGGTGCTGGCGGATGCGACCCAGCGCAACGCGGAAATCATCCGCGCGCTCGGCATGACGGACCGGCTGACGGCGCGCTGGTCACAAGCCAATGAGCGCTATTTGCAGGAAAACATCCGCTCCACCGATGTCTATGCCAATCTCGGCTCGGCCGCGAAAGTGCTGCGCTACATTCTGCAATCGGGAATGCTGGGCATCGGCGCCTATCTCGTGATCGCCGACAAGGCATCGGGCGGCGTCATGATCGCGTCCTCGATCCTGATGGGGCGCGCGCTCGCGCCGGTCGAACTCGCGCTCGGCACCTGGAAGCAACTGGCCGCCGCCCGCCAGGGACTTACGCGCCTGCGCGACATCTGCAAGGCGACGGCGCCGCCGCCGGCGCCACCGGTCATGCTGCCGCGTCCCTGCCGCGAATTGTCGGTGCAGAATCTCGCGGTGGCAGCACCTGGCTTCGACATGCCGATCGTGTCCGGCGTCACGTTTTCGCTCAAGGCCGGTGCGGGGCTGGCGCTGCTCGGGGCGAGCGCGTCGGGCAAGACCTCGCTTTCCAAGGCGCTGGTCGGCATCTGGCCGGCGCATCGCGGCGCGGTGCGGCTCGACGGCGCCTCGCTCGATCAATGGCGCAACGAGGATCTCGGCCGGCACATCGGCTATCTGCCGCAGGATGTCGGCCTGTTCGACGGCACCGTGGCCGAGAACATCTGCCGGTTCGACGAGAACGCCAGCTCGGATTCCATCCTCAAGGCCGCGCAGATCGCCGGCGTCCATGACATCATCCTGCGCCTGCCGGAAGGTTATGCGACGCGGATCGGCGCCGGCGGCATCTCGCTGTCGGCCGGCCAGAAGCAGCGGGTAGGTCTCGCGCGCGCGGTGTTCGGCGATCCCTTCCTGATCGTGCTCGACGAGCCGAACGCCAATCTCGATGCCGACGGCGAGAACGCCCTGACCCGCGCCATCGCCATCATGCGCCAGAACAAATCCATCGTCGTCGTCATCTCGCATCGCCCGAGTGCGCTCTCCGCGCTGGATATGACGATGGTGTTGTATGAGGGCAAGGCGATCGCATTCGGCCCGCGCGAGGAGGTGTTCGCGCGCGTCCGCAACGCCAATGCCAAGGGAGCGCCGGGATCGCCGCCGGCCCCGCCACAGGCAAAGGCCGAACCGCGCGCAGCACTTGCCGAGAGCGTTCCATCATGA